The genomic DNA CGATCCACTGGGTATAAAATGCCACATTTGACGGGTTAGCCGGCATCAGATTTAACGCGATGCCGGGTTTGGGGTTATTCGGCGTAACCGGGCCCGACGGCATACCCTCCGAATCGGTGCTGAAAAAGAACACGTAGAAAAAAGCATTGGGGTTTAATTTTTTGAGAGTTTCCATCATGGCCAAACGCGCACTAATAAAGCGTCGTTCGGCGGACATGCTCCCGGATTTATCGATGATGAACACATAACGCGCCGGCTTATTCGGCCCCATTCCAAAGCCTCCTCCCGTCACTCCCCCGGTGACCGAAAACCCGTTGGCCTCAAATTCTTTTTGAGTTTTTTTAACAAATAACGCCGGTGGAATATCCGCCTGTGTGCGAACGGGCACCAGTTGCCGCAACATCAGAATGCGCCCAAGGTTTTCTGTAAGCAACTCCATCGTCCGCGCCCGACGTTGATTGGTCAGCCGTTGATACGAAGCCCGATCCATAGCGCCACTTTCAAGCTCCATCGTTAATCGCTCCACTTTCGCATCATTCAAAATTTCTTTTTTTAACTTCTCCTCAACCAATCCAATTTCCACTTCCACATAAAGCGGCACATCCAACCGGGTAAAAATAGGATCCACCCACAATGCGCGCCCCGGGTCGTGCGGCGAAACGGCGCGCATCCTGAAATGCACCACATTATCGGAAAGTTTTTGATACTGACCATCCTTATTCGAGGACACCAAGCGAATGATGTGGCGCTTGGGGACCGGGCCCGACTCGTATCGCCACAACCCGCCAATCACGTCATTGGCCTTGCCCGGCTGGCCACGCGATTCTAGTCGGTAAGCCATTTGTTGCCATTGATCGTCATGGCCCAGAAATGAAACGCGACTACTGACAAATGGTTCTGTGGTCGTAAGCCACGTGTTTTGCTGATCTGCCCGGAGCGTTGCCCAGTTGGTGGGGTAAGCGAGTGTTTCCAATCGATTGGTGCGATAGGGAACGGCCTCAAAATTTGGCTCCAACATTCCGGCCGGAGCCATGCGCCCTAAATCGCGCACAATCAGATCCATCACTGCTCGGCCTTCCTCCAATAATTTGGTGCGACTATGCCCGGTACTGAAAACCGACTGCACCCGCGCAAAAATTTGGTACATTGCCACCACCAATATCACCGAGATGAGCACAGCAGCCATTAACTCCACCATGGTATAGGCGGCCTGGCGGCGTCGGATTGTGCGATGCAGGTTCATTGGTAATCAGGCGTAAAAAAATAGAACGATGAAAAATAAGAATTGGTCGGTGCCACAAAACCCAGAAATCGATCCTGTTCCACCTGAAACCGTCCAAATACAGGGGGATAGCCTCCTTGAGGCAAAACACCCGTCATCGGACGGAGCGTATAAAGTCCGTGCGTATCATACGTACGCCCCATGCGCCATTTGTCTTCCGGGCGCACCTCGCCGGGAGTTGCCCGTTCAGCTTCAGGTTCAGGAATATCAGATACTAAATTTGCTTGCTCCATCGCCAATAAAGTGTTGTTCACGGTAACCATCCCCATGCCGGTCAACGCAGAAAGTTCATCGATGGTAATTTTTTCGCCCGGCAATGTTACATCCAAAAGCAACTTTTGATTGAGCGGCAATTGTTGCCGGGCCTTGGTTTCATTGGGCGGGGCCCCAACCAGTGTGGTGAAACTCTTGGTGGTCACCGTCTTTACATCGCTGGCGTTTTTGGTGGAATCCTTTAAAGTGGGATCATCCAAAACCGGCCACTT from Limisphaerales bacterium includes the following:
- a CDS encoding prepilin-type N-terminal cleavage/methylation domain-containing protein produces the protein MNLHRTIRRRQAAYTMVELMAAVLISVILVVAMYQIFARVQSVFSTGHSRTKLLEEGRAVMDLIVRDLGRMAPAGMLEPNFEAVPYRTNRLETLAYPTNWATLRADQQNTWLTTTEPFVSSRVSFLGHDDQWQQMAYRLESRGQPGKANDVIGGLWRYESGPVPKRHIIRLVSSNKDGQYQKLSDNVVHFRMRAVSPHDPGRALWVDPIFTRLDVPLYVEVEIGLVEEKLKKEILNDAKVERLTMELESGAMDRASYQRLTNQRRARTMELLTENLGRILMLRQLVPVRTQADIPPALFVKKTQKEFEANGFSVTGGVTGGGFGMGPNKPARYVFIIDKSGSMSAERRFISARLAMMETLKKLNPNAFFYVFFFSTDSEGMPSGPVTPNNPKPGIALNLMPANPSNVAFYTQWI